Proteins from one Faecalibacterium sp. I3-3-33 genomic window:
- the prfB gene encoding peptide chain release factor 2, with the protein MITTDELKVQLAEHAKAVKDLEEALAIEASRKRVQELEHTMSRPGFYDDAELSKKVFDEIGDLKGKLNRFEKLQGLYDDAETMLEMLDEEYDPAMIPEAEEAVNTVGKAVEELQLMTMLNGEYDHSNAILTFHAGTGGTEAQDWAEMLYRMYNKWAQAHGMTVEVLDYQDGDEAGLKSASMMVKGANAYGLLKSENGVHRLVRVSPFDANARRQTSFASLEVMPELDNTIQVDIRPEDIEMQVYRSSGAGGQHINKTSSAVRLIHKPTGIVVNCQTQRSQFQNRDYAMEMLKAKLYQIAKQQHMDKIDDIKGVQNEIAWGHQIRSYVFMPYTMVKDHRTNYETGNVDAVMDGDIDEFIFAYLKAASRGELQDA; encoded by the coding sequence ATGATCACGACTGATGAACTGAAAGTGCAGCTGGCCGAGCACGCCAAGGCCGTTAAGGACCTGGAAGAAGCACTGGCCATTGAAGCAAGCCGCAAGCGCGTGCAGGAGCTGGAGCACACCATGTCCCGCCCCGGCTTTTATGATGATGCAGAACTGAGCAAGAAGGTCTTTGACGAGATCGGCGACCTGAAGGGCAAGCTGAACCGCTTTGAAAAGCTGCAGGGCCTGTACGATGACGCCGAGACCATGCTGGAGATGCTGGATGAGGAGTACGACCCTGCTATGATCCCCGAGGCCGAAGAGGCCGTGAACACCGTGGGCAAGGCTGTGGAGGAACTGCAGCTGATGACCATGCTGAACGGCGAGTACGACCACAGCAACGCCATCCTTACCTTCCATGCAGGCACCGGCGGCACCGAGGCACAGGACTGGGCCGAGATGCTGTATCGTATGTATAATAAGTGGGCACAGGCACACGGCATGACCGTGGAGGTGCTGGACTATCAGGACGGCGATGAGGCCGGTCTGAAGAGCGCTTCCATGATGGTCAAGGGTGCCAACGCCTACGGCCTGCTCAAGAGCGAGAACGGCGTGCACCGTCTGGTGCGTGTCTCTCCCTTTGACGCCAACGCCCGCCGCCAGACCAGCTTTGCCTCTCTGGAAGTCATGCCCGAGCTGGACAACACCATTCAGGTGGACATCCGCCCCGAGGATATCGAGATGCAGGTGTACCGTTCCTCCGGCGCCGGCGGCCAGCACATCAATAAGACCTCTTCCGCTGTCCGTCTGATCCACAAGCCCACCGGCATCGTGGTCAACTGCCAGACCCAGCGCAGCCAGTTCCAGAACCGCGACTACGCTATGGAAATGCTGAAGGCGAAGCTGTACCAGATCGCCAAGCAGCAGCACATGGATAAGATCGACGACATCAAGGGCGTGCAGAACGAGATCGCTTGGGGTCACCAGATCCGCAGCTATGTGTTCATGCCCTACACCATGGTCAAGGATCACCGCACCAACTACGAGACCGGCAATGTGGATGCCGTGATGGATGGCGATATTGATGAGTTCATCTTCGCCTACCTCAAGGCCGCCAGCCGCGGCGAGCTGCAGGACGCATAA
- a CDS encoding RING finger protein, translating to MPKYYGCPCEGCGKPLTLQDDIVVCPDCGAPYHRTCYEKMGLCIHAPAHGAGYEWKFPYQDAQLRTCPTCGERTLRSESVCRCCGAALPPESAEQPNDRAAASAEQNRDFDYSGMYRDEMYRNFTEKVVDPVHRNVRTAFGKDELIDGVPYQDWVDFIGTAAPVYLNDYSQMQLRHSKISMSFSALLFGPFYFFYRKAWKPAFGFLAAELLLFIPTLISMMQTTGSPLTAGISASTLVFLSRIMSLLSFALMLVRGLYGKWLYRRSAAARIRRIRAEFPDPEQRRAVLNAQGGVSFAACVGAFILLLVVGSLCSMLLGPDLNALVGTFI from the coding sequence ATGCCGAAATATTATGGCTGTCCCTGTGAGGGCTGCGGCAAGCCGCTGACCCTTCAGGACGACATCGTGGTCTGCCCGGACTGCGGAGCACCCTACCATCGCACCTGTTATGAGAAGATGGGTCTGTGCATCCACGCTCCTGCCCATGGCGCAGGCTACGAGTGGAAGTTCCCTTATCAGGATGCGCAGCTGCGCACCTGCCCCACCTGCGGGGAGCGCACCCTGCGCAGCGAAAGCGTCTGCCGCTGCTGCGGCGCTGCCCTGCCCCCCGAGAGTGCAGAGCAGCCCAACGACCGCGCTGCCGCCAGCGCCGAGCAGAACCGGGATTTCGATTACAGCGGGATGTACCGGGACGAAATGTACCGGAACTTCACCGAAAAGGTCGTTGACCCGGTGCACCGCAACGTGCGCACCGCTTTTGGCAAGGATGAACTGATCGACGGCGTACCCTATCAGGACTGGGTGGATTTTATCGGCACAGCCGCGCCGGTCTATCTGAACGATTACAGCCAGATGCAGCTGCGCCACTCCAAGATCTCCATGAGCTTTTCGGCACTGCTGTTCGGCCCGTTCTACTTTTTCTACCGCAAGGCATGGAAGCCCGCCTTCGGCTTTCTGGCCGCAGAGCTGCTGCTGTTCATTCCTACCTTGATCAGCATGATGCAGACCACCGGCAGCCCCCTGACCGCCGGCATCAGCGCCTCTACGCTGGTGTTTCTGAGCCGCATCATGTCCCTTCTCAGCTTTGCACTGATGCTGGTGCGGGGGTTGTATGGCAAGTGGCTCTACCGCCGCAGCGCAGCGGCACGCATCCGCCGCATCCGTGCCGAGTTCCCGGATCCGGAGCAGCGCCGCGCCGTGCTGAACGCACAGGGCGGTGTCAGCTTTGCAGCCTGCGTTGGCGCGTTCATCCTGCTACTGGTAGTCGGCAGCCTTTGCTCCATGCTGCTGGGACCGGACCTGAACGCACTGGTAGGCACCTTTATTTAA
- a CDS encoding UTP--glucose-1-phosphate uridylyltransferase: MKKVTKAVIPAAGLGTRVLPATKAMPKGMLPLVDKPAIQYLVEEAVRSGITDILIILGRNQSIIEDHFDRSPELEEKLAKPGKEKMLEECLGIANLANILFVRQKETLGLGHAVNTAKAFTGDDSFVVIYGDDVIWGEDPVCAQLIRAYEEFGRPVAGVSAVPWEDVSRYCSLKTTPIHDNYFFVDDMIEKPKKGQEFSNYSILGRVLLTPEIYEILAHTKPGAGGEIQLTDAMAEYARTRGGMTAVEFTGKHYDMGNKLKVVEAQVELALQHPEIGEEFRAYLKEFCKTL; encoded by the coding sequence ATGAAAAAAGTCACCAAAGCCGTTATTCCGGCTGCGGGTCTTGGTACCCGCGTACTGCCTGCTACCAAGGCAATGCCCAAGGGCATGCTGCCCCTCGTGGACAAGCCCGCCATCCAGTATCTGGTGGAGGAGGCCGTCCGCTCCGGCATTACCGATATCCTGATCATTCTGGGCCGCAACCAGAGCATTATCGAGGATCACTTTGACCGCAGCCCCGAGCTGGAGGAAAAGCTGGCCAAGCCCGGCAAGGAAAAGATGCTGGAAGAGTGTCTGGGCATTGCCAATCTGGCCAACATCCTGTTCGTGCGCCAGAAGGAGACGCTGGGCCTGGGCCATGCAGTCAACACCGCCAAGGCCTTTACTGGTGATGATTCCTTTGTGGTCATCTACGGCGATGACGTGATCTGGGGCGAGGATCCGGTCTGTGCCCAGCTGATCCGCGCCTACGAGGAGTTCGGCCGTCCGGTCGCCGGTGTATCCGCTGTGCCTTGGGAGGACGTGAGCCGCTATTGCAGCTTAAAGACCACTCCCATCCACGACAACTACTTCTTTGTGGATGACATGATCGAGAAGCCCAAGAAGGGGCAGGAGTTCAGCAACTATTCCATTCTGGGCCGTGTGCTGCTGACCCCGGAGATCTACGAGATCCTTGCCCACACCAAGCCCGGTGCCGGCGGCGAGATCCAGCTGACCGATGCCATGGCAGAGTATGCCCGCACCCGCGGCGGCATGACTGCCGTGGAGTTCACCGGCAAGCACTACGATATGGGCAACAAGCTCAAGGTCGTGGAGGCGCAGGTGGAGTTGGCCTTGCAACATCCCGAGATCGGCGAGGAGTTCCGCGCCTACCTGAAGGAGTTCTGCAAGACGCTGTAA
- a CDS encoding cation:proton antiporter, translating into MYSLFRDLAIIILSAKFFGLVARKCKAPQVVGEIIAGLLIGPCLLNLVQISDSISIFAEIGVVMLMFTTGLGTNLKELIKAGPIATLIATVGVAVPLVGGTLLYGAFYGFAAVGSPEFYRALFIGTIMTATSVSITVATLQELGHLKSFLGTTIVSAAVIDDVIGIVVLTCVLGASSGTGTGLGKVLFNTLLFFATALGVGLVVHYAMKWLDQRNPHTQRITIVSMAFCFAMAYIAEEYFGIADITGAYIAGIVLCTMDDAPYVERRVDISNYVIFAPIFFASIGLKTDISGLTPEILLFCVCFVVVALITKIIGCGLAAKICRFNWDDSLKVGVGMMTRGEVALIVAQKGLAIGVVDPVYFTAVILLIVVSSVATPLALKAMFTKHPPVPHPSQAN; encoded by the coding sequence ATGTATTCGTTGTTTCGAGATCTGGCAATCATAATCCTGAGCGCGAAATTCTTCGGATTGGTGGCGCGTAAGTGCAAGGCTCCGCAGGTGGTGGGCGAGATCATCGCCGGCCTGCTGATCGGCCCCTGTTTGCTGAATCTGGTGCAGATCAGCGACTCCATCTCTATCTTTGCAGAGATCGGCGTTGTGATGCTCATGTTCACCACCGGCCTCGGCACCAACCTGAAAGAGCTGATCAAGGCTGGCCCCATCGCCACCCTGATCGCTACCGTTGGCGTGGCTGTGCCTCTGGTGGGCGGCACCTTATTATATGGTGCGTTCTACGGCTTTGCCGCAGTGGGCAGCCCGGAGTTCTACCGGGCGCTGTTCATCGGCACCATCATGACTGCTACCAGTGTGTCCATCACGGTGGCTACCTTGCAGGAGCTTGGTCACCTGAAGAGCTTCCTGGGCACGACCATCGTCAGCGCCGCTGTCATTGATGATGTCATCGGCATCGTGGTGCTTACCTGTGTACTGGGTGCCAGCAGCGGCACCGGTACGGGTCTGGGTAAGGTGCTGTTCAACACCCTGCTGTTCTTTGCCACCGCACTGGGCGTTGGCCTTGTGGTGCACTACGCTATGAAGTGGCTGGATCAGCGCAATCCCCACACCCAGCGTATCACCATCGTGAGCATGGCCTTCTGCTTTGCCATGGCCTACATCGCAGAGGAATACTTCGGCATCGCCGATATCACCGGTGCTTACATTGCAGGCATCGTGCTGTGCACCATGGATGACGCACCTTATGTAGAGCGCCGGGTGGATATCAGCAACTATGTTATCTTTGCGCCGATCTTCTTTGCCTCCATCGGCCTTAAGACCGATATCAGCGGCCTGACCCCGGAAATTTTGCTGTTCTGCGTCTGCTTTGTGGTGGTGGCACTGATCACTAAGATCATCGGCTGCGGTCTGGCTGCAAAGATCTGCCGCTTCAACTGGGACGATTCCCTGAAGGTCGGTGTCGGTATGATGACCCGCGGAGAGGTGGCACTGATCGTGGCACAGAAGGGCTTGGCCATCGGCGTAGTAGACCCGGTCTACTTTACCGCTGTGATCCTGCTGATCGTGGTGTCCAGCGTGGCTACCCCGCTGGCACTCAAGGCCATGTTCACCAAGCACCCGCCCGTGCCGCATCCCAGTCAGGCAAACTAA
- the rpsF gene encoding 30S ribosomal protein S6 — MAKYETMLITSAALDEEASAALVGKFKSLIEANGTIDSIDEWGKRRLAYPINDEEEGVYTVINFTSEPSFPAELDRVYKITEGVMRSLIIAHEE; from the coding sequence ATGGCAAAGTACGAAACCATGCTGATTACCAGCGCCGCTCTCGATGAGGAGGCTTCCGCCGCTCTGGTGGGTAAGTTCAAGTCCCTGATCGAGGCTAACGGTACGATCGATTCTATCGACGAGTGGGGCAAGCGCCGTCTGGCCTACCCCATCAACGACGAGGAAGAGGGCGTCTACACCGTGATCAACTTCACCAGCGAGCCCAGCTTCCCCGCTGAGCTGGACCGTGTGTACAAGATCACTGAAGGCGTTATGCGCAGCCTGATCATTGCTCACGAGGAGTAA
- a CDS encoding single-stranded DNA-binding protein, with the protein MLNVVAIMGRLARDPEMRQTTTGKNVASFRIACDRGRRDANGQSVADWIDVVAWDRQAEFVCRYFQKGSLIVVDGRLQSRQYQDKTGANRTAVEVVASNINFAGPKSSNAGDGNGYQNAAPSYQNAAPARPAAVEAAPSYSAGNADDFAVIDDSDDLPF; encoded by the coding sequence ATGTTGAATGTTGTTGCTATCATGGGTCGCCTTGCGCGTGACCCTGAAATGCGTCAGACCACTACCGGCAAGAACGTTGCTTCGTTCCGCATTGCCTGCGACCGCGGGCGCCGCGATGCCAATGGGCAGAGCGTGGCGGACTGGATCGATGTGGTTGCATGGGATCGGCAGGCCGAATTTGTCTGCCGCTATTTCCAGAAAGGTTCCCTGATCGTTGTGGACGGCCGTTTGCAGTCCCGTCAGTATCAGGATAAGACCGGCGCAAACCGCACTGCCGTTGAAGTGGTTGCCAGCAACATCAACTTTGCAGGCCCCAAGAGCAGCAATGCAGGTGACGGAAACGGCTATCAGAATGCCGCTCCGTCCTACCAGAACGCAGCGCCTGCCCGTCCGGCTGCTGTGGAGGCAGCTCCCAGCTACTCTGCCGGTAATGCAGACGACTTCGCTGTTATTGACGACAGCGATGACCTGCCGTTCTGA
- the rpsR gene encoding 30S ribosomal protein S18 translates to MAFERTEGSRPARPMRRGRKKVCSFCVDRIDTIDYKDVPRLRKYVSERAKIIPRRVTGTCAYHQRALTIAIKRARHVALMPYVSD, encoded by the coding sequence ATGGCTTTTGAAAGAACCGAAGGCTCTCGCCCCGCACGCCCCATGCGTCGCGGCCGCAAGAAGGTTTGCAGCTTCTGTGTCGATCGCATCGACACCATCGATTACAAGGACGTGCCCCGTCTGCGTAAGTACGTCTCTGAGCGTGCTAAGATCATTCCCCGCCGTGTGACCGGCACCTGCGCTTACCATCAGCGCGCACTGACCATCGCCATCAAGCGTGCTCGTCACGTTGCTCTGATGCCCTACGTCAGCGACTAA
- a CDS encoding LacI family DNA-binding transcriptional regulator — MANLTIKDIARISGCSVSTISRVINDRPDVRPETKEHVLKVMREAGFVPNTNARQLKIQQSRSLVFVVKGTRNIFFSDFLVQLQRAATLYGYNGIVSYLDENANEIDAAEKILREIKPKGIIFLGGSVANFQRGFDRINVPSVLTTLVTDELDFPNLSMVGVDDRAAAYTAVDYLIRQGHRKIAVLGGPVTSYPSLMRRQGAQQAMEDAGILFNDKLYGLSNYDFESAYHAMNSLLARRAEFTALFAMSDVIAFGAIRALVSAGLRVPEDVSVIGFDGITMSRYCVPVMTTIVQPSEQIALQSIELLVRQIEHGSPAQTVTLQPELQQGESVRAI; from the coding sequence ATGGCAAACCTGACCATCAAGGATATCGCACGGATCAGCGGCTGCTCCGTAAGCACCATCTCCCGTGTGATCAACGATAGGCCGGATGTCCGTCCGGAGACCAAGGAGCATGTTCTGAAAGTGATGCGGGAGGCCGGGTTCGTGCCCAACACCAACGCCAGACAGCTGAAGATCCAGCAGTCCCGCAGCCTTGTGTTTGTGGTAAAGGGCACCCGGAACATCTTCTTCTCGGATTTTCTGGTGCAGCTCCAGCGCGCCGCTACCCTGTACGGGTACAACGGCATCGTCTCTTATCTGGACGAGAACGCCAACGAGATCGACGCCGCCGAAAAGATCCTGCGGGAGATCAAACCCAAGGGCATCATTTTTCTGGGCGGCAGCGTGGCCAACTTTCAGCGGGGCTTCGACCGTATCAATGTTCCCTCGGTGCTCACTACGCTGGTCACGGATGAGTTGGACTTTCCCAACCTTTCCATGGTGGGCGTGGATGACCGGGCAGCGGCCTATACCGCTGTGGACTACCTCATCCGGCAGGGACACCGCAAGATCGCCGTTTTGGGCGGTCCAGTGACCAGCTACCCCAGTCTGATGCGCCGTCAGGGCGCACAGCAGGCCATGGAGGATGCGGGCATCCTGTTCAACGACAAGCTGTACGGCCTGTCCAACTACGATTTCGAATCCGCCTACCACGCTATGAACAGCCTGCTGGCCCGCCGGGCAGAGTTCACTGCCTTGTTCGCCATGAGCGACGTCATCGCCTTTGGTGCCATCCGGGCGCTGGTAAGTGCCGGGCTTCGGGTTCCGGAGGATGTTTCGGTGATCGGCTTTGACGGCATCACGATGTCCCGCTACTGCGTGCCGGTGATGACCACTATCGTCCAGCCCAGCGAACAGATCGCGCTGCAAAGCATCGAGCTGCTGGTGCGGCAAATCGAGCATGGTTCCCCTGCCCAGACCGTGACCCTGCAGCCGGAATTGCAGCAGGGCGAAAGCGTAAGGGCAATTTAA
- a CDS encoding ABC transporter substrate-binding protein, translating to MKKMITRRNFLKAAGVSAAALGLAACGGSSSSTASSAASSTAASSTAAKADGKVYYLNFKPEQDQAWQDLAKVYTEETGVPVTVVTAASGQYETTLMSEMEKSEAPTLFQVNGPVGLANWKDYCYDLSGSQVYGELTSDSFALKDGDAVTSIAYVIETYGIIYNKELLTAAGYKQEDIKGFADLKKVADDIQARKAELGVDGAFTSAGMDGSSDWRFKTHLANLPIYYEYKADGIGSTDAIKGTYLDNYKQIWDLYITDSTCDPKLLASKTGNDAVAEFVGKKAVFYQNGTWAYGDVKDLGDDNLGMLPIYIGVDGEENQGLCTGSENFWCVNNAASEADIQATLDFLYWCVTSDKGTSAMADDMGFVIPFKKAKDSTNPLITIANDYVAAGKTSVDWCFSTMPSEEWKNGVGSALTAYAAGTGKWDDVVTAFVDGWAKEYKLANG from the coding sequence ATGAAAAAGATGATCACTCGTCGTAACTTCCTGAAGGCCGCTGGCGTTTCTGCCGCTGCTCTGGGTCTGGCTGCCTGCGGCGGCTCCTCCAGCAGCACCGCTTCCTCTGCTGCCAGTTCTACCGCTGCTTCCAGCACCGCTGCAAAGGCAGACGGCAAGGTCTACTACCTGAACTTCAAGCCCGAGCAGGATCAGGCTTGGCAGGATCTGGCTAAGGTCTACACTGAGGAGACCGGCGTGCCCGTGACCGTTGTGACCGCCGCTTCCGGCCAGTACGAGACCACCCTGATGAGCGAGATGGAGAAGAGCGAAGCTCCCACCCTGTTCCAGGTGAACGGCCCTGTGGGTCTGGCCAACTGGAAGGATTACTGCTACGACCTGTCTGGCAGTCAGGTCTACGGCGAGCTGACCAGCGACTCCTTCGCACTGAAGGACGGCGATGCTGTCACCAGCATTGCATACGTCATCGAGACCTACGGCATCATCTACAACAAGGAGCTGCTGACCGCTGCTGGTTACAAGCAGGAGGACATCAAGGGCTTTGCCGACCTGAAGAAGGTTGCTGACGACATTCAGGCTCGCAAGGCTGAGCTGGGTGTGGACGGTGCTTTCACCTCTGCCGGCATGGACGGTTCTTCTGACTGGCGCTTCAAGACCCATCTGGCAAACCTGCCCATCTACTACGAGTACAAGGCAGACGGCATTGGCTCCACCGACGCCATCAAGGGCACCTATCTGGACAACTACAAGCAGATCTGGGATCTGTACATCACCGATTCCACCTGCGATCCCAAGCTGCTGGCTTCCAAGACCGGCAACGATGCTGTTGCTGAGTTTGTGGGCAAGAAGGCTGTGTTCTACCAGAACGGCACCTGGGCTTACGGCGACGTGAAGGATCTGGGCGACGACAATCTGGGTATGCTGCCCATTTACATCGGTGTGGACGGCGAGGAGAATCAGGGTCTGTGCACCGGTTCCGAGAACTTCTGGTGTGTCAACAACGCCGCTTCTGAGGCTGACATCCAGGCTACTCTGGACTTCCTGTACTGGTGTGTCACTTCCGACAAGGGCACCTCTGCCATGGCAGATGACATGGGCTTCGTGATCCCCTTCAAGAAGGCTAAGGACTCCACCAACCCCCTGATCACCATTGCCAACGATTATGTGGCAGCTGGCAAGACCAGTGTTGACTGGTGCTTCTCCACCATGCCTTCCGAGGAGTGGAAGAACGGCGTAGGCAGCGCTCTGACTGCATACGCAGCAGGCACCGGCAAGTGGGACGACGTTGTTACCGCATTTGTGGATGGCTGGGCCAAGGAGTACAAGCTGGCTAACGGCTAA
- a CDS encoding carbohydrate ABC transporter permease: MQKAISKYWPIFVLPTLVAFIIGFIWPFIWGTYLSFQRFTTVSKTTFVGIQNYISVFQDSTFLHAFGFTAVFTVVSTVLINVCAFAIALVLTRGIKGTNIFRTVFFMPNLIGGILLGYIWQILLNGVLANLQKPLLALDAKAGFVGLVILMCWQQIGYMMIIYVAGLQSVPGDLIEAAKIDGANDREILFKIKIPMVMPSVTICTFLTLTNSFKLFDQNVALTAGEPANASEMLALNIYNTFYGRSGAQWKGIGQAKAVVFFLIVVVISLIQLHFTRSKEVQQ; the protein is encoded by the coding sequence ATGCAAAAAGCCATTAGTAAATACTGGCCGATATTTGTGCTGCCTACTCTGGTCGCCTTTATCATCGGCTTCATCTGGCCCTTTATCTGGGGCACATATCTGTCCTTCCAGCGATTCACTACCGTGTCCAAGACCACCTTTGTGGGCATCCAGAACTACATTTCCGTGTTCCAGGATTCCACCTTCCTGCACGCTTTCGGCTTTACGGCGGTCTTTACCGTGGTGAGCACCGTACTCATCAACGTGTGTGCCTTTGCCATTGCACTGGTGCTGACCCGCGGCATCAAGGGCACCAACATTTTCCGTACCGTGTTCTTTATGCCCAACCTGATCGGCGGCATCCTGCTGGGCTACATCTGGCAGATCCTGCTCAACGGTGTGTTGGCTAACCTGCAGAAGCCCCTGCTGGCACTGGATGCCAAGGCCGGTTTTGTCGGTCTGGTCATCCTGATGTGCTGGCAGCAGATCGGCTACATGATGATCATCTATGTGGCTGGCCTGCAGAGCGTGCCCGGCGACCTGATCGAGGCTGCCAAGATCGACGGTGCCAACGACCGCGAGATCCTGTTCAAGATCAAGATCCCCATGGTCATGCCCAGCGTGACTATCTGCACCTTCCTGACCCTGACCAACAGCTTCAAGCTGTTCGACCAGAACGTGGCCCTGACCGCAGGTGAGCCCGCCAACGCAAGTGAAATGCTGGCACTGAACATCTACAACACCTTCTACGGCCGCTCCGGCGCACAGTGGAAGGGCATCGGTCAGGCAAAGGCTGTTGTGTTCTTCCTGATCGTTGTGGTCATCTCGCTGATCCAGCTCCACTTTACCCGCTCTAAGGAGGTGCAGCAGTAA
- a CDS encoding carbohydrate ABC transporter permease has protein sequence MSKQKRTWDVILTVVMVLLCLLWIYPIVLILLNSLKTEGSFTTSTVFRLPTAETFAGLRNYVYGVTKMNFLSSMGYSLLITITSVVLILLCCSMTGWYLTRVNNKLSKFMNLLIVFSMVVPFQMVMFTLSKTADRLNLNTPWNICIIYLGFGAGLAVFMFTGFMKSVPMEIEEAAMIDGCNPIQIFFKIVFPILKPTMISTAILETMWVWNDYLLPTLVLDIKKYRTIPMAIQYFRGGYGRVELAPMMACIIIAIIPIIILYMTCQKYIIEGVVAGAVKG, from the coding sequence ATGTCGAAACAGAAAAGAACCTGGGATGTCATCCTTACTGTTGTAATGGTGCTTCTCTGCCTGCTGTGGATCTACCCCATCGTGCTGATTTTACTGAACAGCTTAAAGACCGAAGGCAGCTTTACTACCTCTACGGTGTTCCGTCTGCCCACCGCCGAAACCTTTGCCGGTCTGCGCAACTACGTTTACGGCGTGACCAAGATGAACTTCCTCTCCAGCATGGGTTACAGCCTTCTGATCACCATCACCAGTGTGGTGCTGATCCTGCTGTGCTGCTCCATGACCGGCTGGTACCTGACCCGCGTGAACAACAAGCTGAGCAAGTTCATGAATCTGCTGATCGTGTTCTCCATGGTCGTTCCCTTCCAGATGGTCATGTTCACCCTGTCCAAGACTGCTGACCGGCTGAATCTGAACACCCCGTGGAACATCTGCATCATCTATCTGGGCTTCGGCGCTGGTCTGGCCGTGTTCATGTTCACCGGCTTTATGAAGAGCGTGCCCATGGAGATCGAGGAAGCCGCCATGATCGATGGCTGCAATCCCATCCAGATCTTCTTCAAGATCGTGTTCCCCATCCTGAAGCCTACCATGATCTCCACTGCTATTCTGGAGACCATGTGGGTGTGGAACGACTACCTGCTGCCCACGCTGGTGCTGGATATCAAGAAGTACCGCACCATCCCCATGGCCATCCAGTATTTCCGCGGCGGCTATGGCCGCGTGGAGCTGGCTCCCATGATGGCCTGCATCATCATTGCGATCATCCCCATTATTATCCTCTACATGACCTGCCAGAAGTACATCATCGAGGGTGTCGTGGCCGGTGCTGTAAAGGGCTAA